Proteins from one Corynebacterium testudinoris genomic window:
- a CDS encoding ABC transporter permease gives MSTPAPLVASQKLTRENRDNKRPVHRANPWTSPGTIISLLVLVVAFSWALVPGLFTSGDPTIGNDQGLLAPSAEHWFGTDSVGRDLYTRVVYGSRNSLLGALVAVAVGLSLGTLIGLIAGARGGVVDTILMRIVDVLLAVPALLLSLAIIITLGFGTINAAIAVGISTVAVFARLARSQVLNVAGSDYVEAAYGSGATEFQVLYRHILPNSLTPVLALAALQFGNAILQLSILGFLGYGTPPPTPEWGLLIADARDYLATSWWLTVLPGLVIVAVVVSTNRLSTVLQKGSSS, from the coding sequence ATGAGTACTCCAGCTCCCTTAGTAGCGTCGCAGAAGCTCACCCGGGAAAACCGCGACAACAAACGACCTGTCCATCGCGCTAACCCGTGGACATCACCCGGCACGATCATCTCCCTCCTTGTCCTGGTGGTCGCGTTTTCCTGGGCTTTAGTCCCCGGCCTTTTTACTTCCGGCGACCCGACCATCGGCAACGATCAGGGCCTCCTCGCACCAAGCGCTGAGCACTGGTTTGGCACCGATTCCGTTGGTCGCGATCTCTACACCCGCGTGGTCTATGGCTCCCGCAACTCCCTGCTCGGCGCGCTCGTGGCCGTGGCCGTCGGCTTGAGCTTGGGCACGCTCATTGGACTGATCGCTGGTGCCCGCGGTGGCGTGGTGGACACCATTCTCATGCGCATCGTCGACGTGCTCCTCGCCGTGCCCGCTTTGCTGTTGAGCTTGGCCATCATCATCACCCTCGGATTTGGCACCATCAACGCCGCCATCGCCGTGGGCATTTCTACCGTCGCTGTCTTCGCCCGATTGGCCCGTTCGCAGGTCCTCAACGTGGCAGGCAGCGACTACGTGGAAGCTGCCTATGGGTCGGGAGCCACGGAATTCCAGGTGTTGTACCGACACATTCTGCCCAACTCCCTCACGCCAGTTCTGGCGTTGGCTGCGCTGCAATTCGGCAATGCGATCCTCCAGCTCTCCATTCTCGGCTTCCTGGGCTACGGCACCCCACCTCCGACCCCGGAGTGGGGACTGCTCATCGCCGATGCTCGCGATTATCTGGCCACGTCCTGGTGGCTCACCGTCTTACCGGGATTGGTCATCGTCGCCGTCGTCGTCTCCACGAACCGTTTGAGCACCGTCCTACAGAAGGGAAGTAGCTCATGA